The genomic segment TCTTGAACATCGCCAATCACGAATCGTTGATTGCGACGAAATACGCGCGAATCCGTCAGTCAGCGCCAGGCGCGAAATTCCTCGAAGCCGGTTCACGCCGCGCTCAAGGAATCGATGCTGCTTACTTCGGAACACGTGCCTCTTATTTAGCCGGGTTCGACGTGACAAGTCTCGCGTCTGCCGGCCGCGACTTTGGTATCCCGTGCGGCGGAACGATGGAGCATGCAGATATCCAGTTCCATGATGATGAGTTGACGGCTTTCCGGACGTTCGCGTCGCATTATCCGGATCAAGCGACACTGCTCGTCGATACGTACGATACGCTTAAAAGTGGACTCCCGAATGCGATCACGGTCGCAAAAGAACTCGCAGCAGACGGACATAAGTTACGCGGGATTCGAATCGATTCCGGCGACTTATCCTACCTATCAAAACGCGCCCGGAAGATGCTTGATGAAGCTGGCTTACTCGACGTCGAAATCGTCCTGTCTGGTGATTTAGACGAATATGTCATTCAAGACCTTCGAATCCAAGGGGCACAGGCAAACACCTTCCTCGTCGGAACACGCGGCATCACGGCGTATGAACAACCGGCGCTCGGCATGGTTTATAAACTCGTCGCCCGCGAAATTGACGGCGAACTTGCACCCGTCATCAAAGTTTCATCTTCAAAAGCAAAGACGACGACACCGCATATCAAGGAAGCGTACCGCATCGTCGACCCGGAAACGAACAAGTTCAAAGGGGACTACATCACGTTACTCGATGAAGATCCGAGTCAACTCGATTTCGTCGACTTGATTGACGTCCGCGATCCGTCGTTCCGCAACCGGATTGAAAACTTCAAGGTCGAGCGGTTACTGGCTCCAATCTTCAAGGATGGTGAACTCGTGTATACCGTTCCGACGATTGAAGAAAGTCGTCAGTTCCATGAACAGCAAATCGGACGTCTGTGGGAAGAGTACAAACGTCTACGTCTACCTGAAATCTATGCCGTCACGTTCAGCGACCGTCTCTGGAAACTGAAACTCGACATGATTCGGAAGACACGCCTCGCAAGTGGCGTAAAATAACAAAATCAAGTAGCCTCAAGAATCAAGCTTCTTGATGGACGTGCGTTAAAAACGCACTTTTCCCCGTAGGAGTCAAAGAAACGTGACGCTTTTTAGGGCATACCATGACGGAAATCCAGTCATGCAGACACTTTAGAGCGCAAGCCGTCTCGAATCGCTTTTAAAGCGAAAAGTAATCGGTCGCGACCCTGCAGCTCTGCTGTAGCGGCGTGACCGATTGCCGATTTAAAGACGAGGCGAGACAGGGAAGCACGAACGGATTGCCTCTCGATATCGCATGTTCACGTTTCATAATCATTTTTCTATACGCTAAAAACAGCCCGCTTCAACTGAAGTGGGCTGTTTCATTTGGACGTGCAGTCATTTTGGCTGTCGCTTGTTCCATTTGTTGACGAAAGTACCACGCAAAACCAAGCGCACCTCCGATGAAGACGATATAGGTAATCCGTTGACCGAACTCAGCAAGAGAATCGGCGTAAAAGATGCTAATTAAATGATCACTTCCACTGATAAGAAGCAAACAGGCGATCAGGAGCGCTATGCGGTACGCAAGCGTCGGGCGATCTTTTGGCTCAGCATGCCAATACATGATGATGTGATGGGCAAGTAAGATAATCCCCACGATCCCTAATATTCCTATAAGTGCTTGCGGCATAATAAACGGTCCTCCTGTTTCTGATTTCTAGTTCCATTTAAACATAGTTCGACTCGAAGACGTTACGAAAAGTTTCGCGCAGGCGACAGACTCACGTTATACTGAAGAAAATCACGTACGAACAACAAAAGGAGGAGTTCTTTTTGAAAACCTTTAAATTGTGTACATTACGTATTCTCATGGATGAATCAGGGCGAGACACGACAATCCCCGTTCAGATTAAAGATGGGCTGACGGTGAGTACCGACCAAACTGCCCAGTGGGTCGCTGAAATCGTCGTCACCGAAGCCGATCAACCGATTCTGAAAGAACTGTTCGAGAAAAAGCTACGCGCTTTGATTGAAATCACGATTTCACGGCCGGACAATGACCCCGCCGCCATGATCGTCACGCCTTATGAAAGTACGCAATTGAGCGAAGGCGTCTCTTATCTCTTTACCGGTAAGATGGTCATGATGAAAAATGATTTATCCGAATCGATTTTACGTGAAGTCGTCGAAGACAACTTTACTGGCGAAGAGCTGATTCAAGAATATAAAGACCGACGCTCTAAACGTGGTGCGCACATCACGAGCATCGCGAAAGAAACGTTTAAACAGTACTTACAAGAACACCCGGCAATCGTCGAAGGATGATGCTCAAATTGTGATATGGTCCGCTACATTAATCCGCTCAATCTCATAACGGTCAGAAAAGCGAATGTAATTCGCACATGCATTTTTTAATGGTGTCCGGTAACTGAACGTCTCATCAATCGAGGAGAGTGCCGCTTTAATCGTATGCGAATGGCAGACGACTAAGAGGCGTTTTCCTCGATATTTTTCTGTCATTTCTTCAACTGCACTGAAGACACGACGTTGAATCTCCGCTTCCGTTTCAAGCCCCGGCACGCGTTTTGCATCATTTGCCTGCACTGCTTCGTAAATTCCGGCGACCGGTTCACCAGAAGCCGTTCCGAATTCGCGCTCGACAAGCCGTTCATCCGTTTCCGTCAAGCTTAGACCGATCGATTGACCAATGATTTCAGCCGTTTCGACAGCTCGTGATAGCGGACTTGAAATCAAGACGTCCCACTGTTCTTCTGCCAGGTAAGCAGCACTGAGGGCCGCCTGTTTTCTACCGGTCTCGTTAAGTGGTATATCTTCACGCCCTTGAATCCGCTCGTTTAAGTTCCAGTCCGTTTGACCGTGTCGTACTAAACAAATTTCCGTCATTTTGCAGTCTCCTTCTAAAGAAATATGACTGATTGTATCATGTTTCCTAATGAAGCGTCTCTCGTTTCGGTAAGATGAGCACGTGACAACTGAAGGCTTCGATTCGTTCGAGTAAACGTTCAATCTTGAGCGGATTTTCAGTTTGGGCAAAGCTCGCCAGCGAATGCGTACCATTTGGGAAAGAGAATAATCGAACATCCGCCCCAACATCCGCTCCCTTCTCAACGAAATGGAGTGCTTGAGCAAACGGGACGATTGGATCTTTTTTTCCGTGCAACAACATGATTGGCGGCGAGTCAGAACTTAAATGTGTCGCCGGGGAGACACGCGTCATCAGCTGTCGCCATTCTTCCCGTCCGCCGCCATAAAACTTGATATGGGCAATCCAGGTTTGAATGAACTTAAACAACAGAAAATTCGTCGGCGGATATAGGGCGATGACTCCACTGATTAAAGGGAGATGCGATTCCGCCTGTTCGCCGATAAATTCAGTCGGAGCAAGTGCCGTCGTCAACATTAAGGCACCACCTGCTGAATCACCCCATAAAAGCATCCGACCGCGCGCGATGCGCAATTCATCCGCTTGTTGATTTAAAAAACATAAGGCATCTCGAACATCTTCAAGGTTATCCGGAAAATAGCTGCCATCCTCAAATAAACGATAGTCGATGCTACAAACGGCAATTCCGAGTTCTAAAAACCGGTCGATGATTGGAGCAAAACTAAACACATCATCACGGTTCCCACGAACGAATGCGCCGCCATGAGCATAAATCGCGACCGGAAACGGTCCTTCTCCCGGCGGATAATAGATATCTAACGTCAAGTCCTGCTGATTGACCGTCTTGTATAAAAGATTTCGTGGTGCTAATTGCTTTTCGGTAAGCGGCAAGACCGGCTCCGTCCATCTCAGTAAGGCTCCATAATTATTCCAAATGCTCGCACCAGCAGCAGCCGTCGTCAAAATAGCGGCTCCACCCATCAACCATGCTGTTTCACGTTTCACCTCACCACCTCCAAGGCTCATTCCGATTTCTCTTCTACTCTTCTCTTACCCGATTTATTTTGAACTAGAACTTCACAACATTCCGACTTGACGCTTTAATTTTCGTCGGATATAGTTAGAAAGTCCAAATCGGAACAATTACGTTTTAATAATCTTGGAGGTTTTATTCATATGAAAAAACTAATTACAGCATTCACCGTTGCAACCATGAGCGCAAGTCTTCTTGCTGCGTGCGGGTCATCGTCTTCATCAGATTCGAGTGACGATGGTAAACTACAGGTTTATACTTCGACGTTCGCCACGGCAGCCATCGCCAAAGAAATTGGTGGAAAGGACGTTCAGGTCGAAATGATCGTTCCACCTGGCGCCGATCCGCATTCGTATGAGCCGACTCCGAAGCAACTGACGACGATTGCGAAAGCCGATCTATTTTTACTTACCGGCACAACCCTTGAGCCGTACTCTGAAAAGATTAAGGAAAGTTTAGCCGGTAATTCCATCCGTTTTGTCGAGACAAGTAAAAATATCGACTTACTCGAGGCTTCCGCTTCGCTTCATACGCACGAAGAAGACGGACACGATGACCATGATGATCACGAGGCTGAAGAAGCGTCGCATGACCATGGACAATACGATCCGCATGTTTGGCTCGACCCGAACAACGCCAAGAAAATGGCTGACTCGATTACGACCGCGTTAGCAAAGGAAGCACCTGACCGGAAGGATGCGTTCGAAAAAAACCTCGCACTCTTTAATAAACAGGCAGATGAACTCGACCAAAACTTACAAAAGGCCGTTGACTCCGGTTCAAAAAAAGAGTTACTCGTCACTCATGCAGCGTATGGATATCTTGCAGAGCGGTATGGTTTCGAGCAACTCCCGATTGCCGGTATCTCGCCGTCTGACGAACCGTCACAAAAGCAACTCGCCGCAATCGTCAAAGAAGCTAAGTTACATGACTTACACTATATCGCCTTCGAAGAGACGGTGTCGCCAAAGGTCGCCCGTGTCATCCAAAAAGAAATCGGTGCCGAATCGATTACGATCCATAACCTCGAGTCCGTCACAAAAGAACAACAAGATCAATCCTATTTTGATTTGATGAATGAAAACGTCACGACACTCAAACAGGCACTGCAGTAAGGTGCTGTTGACAAGCATTAAAAGATACGTTACGGTAGAAAACGTATTTTAAACAACTAAATGACTTCTTTTTATCGCGAGAAACGGAGGGACTGGCCCAATGATGTTTCGGCAGCGGACGATTGATTCGTACTGTGCCAAATCCAGCAAGCTACGGCTTGAGAGATAAGAAGAGCGTCTTTTTCAGTAAAGACCTCCTTCTTTCTTGCGAAGGGGTCTTTTTTTGTATGCTGAAGAAATGGAGTGATTCGACATGAACGAAACGATTACACCGAACAAATGGGCTTTGTTGCCCTTGTTCGTTTTCCTTGTATTATTCATCGGTGCAGGAATCTTCTACAACGACTTTTACAAATTCCCAATCTTGATTGCAGCGTTGATTGCCTTGATTTTTGCTGCTGCGACAGCTAAAGGAGACATCAACCAGACGGTCGAGCGGATTGCCCGCGGTGCCGGTAACCCGGACATCATGATCATGGTCTTCATCTTTTTACTTGCCGGTACGTTTTCCGGAACAGCGAATGCGATTGGAGCGATTGATGCGACCGTCAATGCCGCACTCAGCTTCCTACCCCAGTCGCTCCTGATGAGTGGATTGTTCATCATCGCCGCTTTCATCTCGATGGCGATGGGGACTTCGACCGGGACGATCGCTGCCCTCGCCCCGATTGCCCTTGGGATTCATGACGCGACGGGTGTCAATGTCGCACTCGCCGCTGCTGCCGTCGTCGGTGGAGCAATGTTCGGTGACAACTTATCGTTCATCTCCGATACGACGATCGCAGCCGTCCGGACACAAAAAACGAACATGCGTGATAAATTCAGAACGAACTTTTTAATCGTCTTGCCTGCTGCTATCATCACTGTCATCTTACTTGCCTTCGTATCAGGCGCCGGAGATGTCGTCGAAGCAAAGGCGTTCGACTTCTATAAGTTGATTCCGTATCTTTCCGTCATCGTGCTCGCACTTTTCGGTGTCAACGTCATTCTCGTCTTACTCGGCGGGACATTGTTGACAGGGATCATCGGGATGATCGACGGAAGCTTCGGATTAAGTGGCTTTGTTCTCGCGATGTCTGACGGATTGATGGGGATGGCAGAAATCTCCATCTTGACGTTACTGATGGGCGGACTCGTTAGCCTGATCACCTATAACGGCGGAATTGCTTATCTCAAAGAAACGCTGACACGAAAAATCTCCAAGCGCCGGGGAGCGGAGTTCAGTATGGCTGCCCTCGTCAGTGCAATGAATCTCGCAACAGCGAATAACACGATTTCGATTCTTGTCGCAGGACCGCTCGCCGCTGAAATCGCGGATACGTACGACATCGATCGGAAGAAGTCAGCCAGTATCCTCGACCTCTTTTCCTGTGGTGTCCAAGGAATCATCCCGTACGGAGCACAACTTTTGATTGCCGCCGAACTGACAAAAACGGCATCTCCCGAACTGATTCCATATTTGTTCTATCCGTTTCTGTTGTTCATTTGTGGATCGCTCGCAATCTTCTTCGGATTCCCACGCCGGAAGTCCGATACAGCACAGAAAAAAAGCATCTCGTAAAATAAACAGCCCCGTCGCATTTTCTGCGACGGGGCTTACTTTTATTTACGTTTTTCTTGACGATTCAAAATGAAATAAGCAATCGCCGGAAGTGGGAATTGAACGAGCCCAGCTCCACCCCATACCCACGGGTTACGTCCTGTCTTGCGGGCACCAAGGAAAAGGAACGTGGCTTGAGCGCCTAATAACGCAGCAATGCTTGTCCAAACTCCATTTGGTACTTTTTTAATCGATTTCACCATGATTTTACACCTCTCTTCATTTATGCGTCAGTAGACTTTCTTCTCTTTCCCATTCTATATTCCCTGCTTATGAGCATCAAAACAGATGTTCTTCTGACTTCATGCTAAACTGAACAGGCAAATCCATATTCTAGTTCTATTGAAGGAGGAGTATACACATGCAATACGCAAAACTTTCAAATGGTATCACGATTCCACAAATCGGGTTCGGTGTCTGGCAAGTCGATGAAGAGACGGAAGCACCGGCTGCCGTCGCAGAAGCACTTCGCGTCGGTTACCGTCATATCGATACGGCTGCCGTCTACAAAAACGAACGTGGTGTCGCAAAAGGAATCAAAGAAAGCGGCGTGAAACGTGAAGAACTCTTCTTGACGTCTAAAGTTTGGAACGATGACATTCGTGCCGGACGGACGAAAGAGGCTTTCGCTGAGTCACTTGAGCGACTAGAAACAGATTATCTCGATCTCTACCTCATTCACTGGCCTGTCGAAGGTTATGTCGAAGCATGGAAAGCCATGGTCGAGCTTTACGAAGCGGGTAAAATCAAGGCGATTGGTGTATCGAACTTCAAAGAACATCACCTCGATACACTTGCTGAAGAGGGACTCATGACGCCGATGATTAACCAAGTCGAGCTTCACCCACAACTTCCGCAACATGAACTGCATGAGTACTTGCAGGATCATAACATTCAAATCGAAGCATGGAGCCCACTCATGCAAGGTAAATTCCTCGAAATCAATGATTTCAAAGAGATTGCTGAAAAACATGGTAAGAGCCCATCGCAAGTCGTTCTTCGTTGGCACCTCGATAACGGAATCGTTGCACTTCCGAAATCGGTCACACCAGAACGGATTGCTGAAAACTTTGATGTGTTTGATTTCCAACTCGATGCAGACGATCTTGAAAAAATTGACCGTCTCGCGTCAGAAGACCGCCTCGGACCGGACCCTGACGAAATCGATTTTTAATGCATGTACGCCTAAAAAAGACTGCTCGCGGGAACGCTTCCGGAGCAGTCTTTTTTTAGGCATAATAGATAAGAATCGTCTCTTCAGTTTCTTCCGCTTTACTAAAATAGGCCCGTAGATCCGCGAATTGTTCCCACACGTCGTCGAATTCTCCATGTTGCCCCGCTTCATCATAAATCGTCTCAAGTGACCGACGATCAAAATTTCGCATGACTTCTGCTGAGATGATGATTAACGGAAGAGGGAGAATCCCGACAATTGCCGCTTGTGTTTCGTTGACAATCAACTCTTCACCGACAATCGCTCGACCTAAGTTGTAATGCGTCTCTTGATCGATGTAGATATCGATTTGATTCATCACGTGATAGAGGGCTGCTGTTTCTTCGAGGGCAAATACCTGCTCCTGGTCGGGCTGCGTCTCATGGATAAAAAGAATCCAGTCCATGATGATATGCGGGTCGTCACCAAACGAATCCCAAACGGCATCCGTGACACGGACGTAATGTACGTTTTCCATCCTCCCTCTCCTCTCTTCGTTTCTTTAATAGCTATTCCCATTTTTTCGATGCTTTAGTAATTTTTTTAGAATCTGCGTACTAAAAAGCAACGAAAAAAAACGCTCCCACCTTCTGATAGCACGTTGTCTACATGCAAAAAGAACCAGCAAAATGCCGGTTCTTTTTTGATTACATCGCTTTTTCTTTTGATTCGTCCGTTTCCCAAGCCTCAAGAGATTCCTTACCTGGTAAGTTCGGAATCGAATTCGCATAAAAGCGCGGATCTTTTCCGGCTTTTCGTTGTTCGAGGTAATCATCAAGTGCGAGTTTCGCGATTTTAGATAAGCGGAAAATCGCATACAAGTTGACGACTGCCATCAAGCCCATGAAAATATCAGCAAGCGCCCAGACAAGACCTGCCGTCTGTACGACTGAACCGAAGACAATCATCCCGAGTACGATGACACGGTACGCCATCATCAGTGTTTTATTGTCATTAATGAAGCTGATGTTCGACTCACCATAGTAGTAGTTTCCAACAATCGAACTGAAGGCGAATAAGAAAATGGCAAGTGCCATGAACGTCGTCGCAAACACTCCGACCTGAGTCGAGAGGGCGCTTTGCGCGAGTTCGATCCCGGCAACGGCTTTTCCGTTCGCGTCTTTCGTCGCGACATCACTGACGAGGATGATCATCGCTGTCGACGAACAAATGAGTAACGTATCCACGAATACACCGAATGACTGAATCAACCCTTGCTTGACGGGGTGTGACACTTCAGCCGTCGCAGCAGCGTTCGGAGCAGAACCCATACCGGCTTCATTCGAGAACAGACCACGACGAATTCCGTTAAGAACTGCAGCACCAATCGCTCCGCCAGCAAGCGTCTTAAACTCTAAAAGTCCTTCTTGGAAAATCAAGCTGAAGACGTTCGGCAACAATTCAAGATTCGTGATCATAATGAAGAGGGCGATTAAAATGTATCCGCCCGCCATGATCGGAACGAGGAATGCAGAGACCGTCGCGATACTGCGCACACCGCCGAAAATCACGAGTGATGTTAATAAAACGAGGCCAATCGTGATCCACATCTTATCGATGCCATACTGACTTTGAAGTGACAACGAAATCGTATTCGATTGAACCGAATTAAAGACAAACCCGAACGAGATTGTAATCAAGATACTGAAGACGATTCCGAGCCACCGTTGACCAAGCGCCTTTTCCATGTAGTAGGCAGGGCCCCCACGCCATGCCTTCTCATCACGGACTTTATAAATTTGTGCAAGTGTACTTTCGACGAATGCTGACGCTGAACCGATTAAGGCAATCAGCCACATCCAAAAGACGGCACCGGGACCACCTAGTGCGATGGCTGTCGCAACACCGGCAATGTTCCCGGTTCCGACACGTGCCGCCGTACTGATCGCGAACGCTTGGAATGGCGAGACGCCATCCTTTCCTTTATCTGTTCCTTGGAACAGCAACCGTAACATTTCAGGTAACATCCGGAATTGGACGAACCCCATGCGAATCGTAAAATAAATGCCTAAGCCAACAAGTAAAATGATCAATACGGTCGACCATAATACGTCACTAATATTCGTTACAATCTCCATCAGTTGTTTCTCCATACAGGCTCCTCCACTTCTCTCTTATGTAACATTTCTTCACATGTGTTCTATAATACGAAAGTTTTTTTGAAAAATCAAATACAGTTGTATCAGTCAATTTCTGATTACGAGGCATTTCTATCCATTTCCTCACATTAGATGTAAGGTTTTTCGTTTGCGAACAAAAAAGAACGGCCTCACTCAAAAGGAGGAACGGCTACCCATTAAACGGAATCAGGACTTTTTCATGCGTGTCCCAGATACACACTAAGCCATCGTGAAAAAGAAGCATTTACATCGAATGGCCGATGATTCCTTGAAAAACGGGATCATCGGCCATTCGATTAATGGAGGACGGAAACGTCCGTCACAAAGATGGATGTTCGTCTGAATTAGTCAGCCCCTCCATCTTTAGACAAACGCTTAGAGCCCCTCCACTTTTCGCGGAAGGGCTCTTTTCGATTCTTTAGATGAATAGATTTAAGTTGGCATCATCTGTCGCACCAAGGTAACTTGCGACCCCACCATAATCGATATCATCTAACAGTTCTTCTTTTTTAATCCCCATGATGTCCATCGACATCGTACACGCAATCATTCGGACACCTGCCGCTTGTGCTTTTGCCATCATCGTCTCTAACGCATCGACTTGTTTGTCCTTCATGACTTTTTTCATCATTTTTTGACCGGCGCCTGCCATGTTCATGTTGGATAATGGAAGATCACCGGCATGTTTTGGCATCATCATCCCCATCATGCGTTCCATCGGCGCTTTGTCGACGGCTGGTGCATCCGGCTTCCGAATGACATTCAATCCCCAGAACGTGAAGAACATCGTGACTTGTTTTCCCATTGCTTGTGCACCTTGTGCGATGACGAATGACGCAAGTGCTTTATCAAGGTCTCCACTAAAGACGACCATCGTTGCGTCGTCTGCTTTTGCGACAGGAGCTGATGTCACTCGTTGCTCCGTTTGTCCTTGCCCTTTTTCAAGTAAGACTTCGACAATTCCTTTATTCATTTCTGCCGTGTGGACGGTATGTCCGAGCTTCGTTGCCCATGCCTGGACGTCCGGTAAGAAACCAGGATCCGATGCTTTAATGAAGACTTGGTCGCCATCTTGCAGTTGATCCATCTTTGCTTTTAATTCAACGATTGGTCCCGGACACTGTAATCCACATGTATCGAGCAACGTGATTTGCTCTGCTTTCACGGCTTGTTTCGGCTCACTTTTCATCGTCGTCACTGCTGTTTCCTCCCGTGCTTGGTTTCGCGCTTCTTGATCGCGATTGACCGTCGCCCATGTTTTATATCCGCCACTCAAGTTTTTCACGTCAAAGCCGTTTTGTTTGAGGAGCTGACTCGCGACATATCCTCGTAATCCGACTTGGCATGTCACGTAGATGGGCTGATCCTTCGGTAGCTCGTCGAGTGACGTGCGAAGCGTCGGTAATGAAATGTTGACCGAGCCTGGAATCGAACCGAGTTCATTTTCAGACGGTTCACGGACATCGAGTAACAATCCGCCGGCTGCGACGATTTGATCAATTTCATGCCAATGGACGTTTTCACTATCCCCTAACACGATATTCGACGCGATGTATCCTGCCATGTTGACGGGATCTTTCGCCGAGCTGTAAGGTGGTGCGTACGACAACTCAAGATCCGGTAAGTCAAGGACGGTCAAGCCGCCTTTGATTGCCGTCGCTAAGACATCAATCCGTTTTTCGACACCCGTCATCCCGATCGCTTGCGCACCATAAATTGTCCCGTCGACCGGATCAAATAGAAGTTTCATCGAAATCGGACTTGCCCCCGGATAATAACCGGCGTGCGAACCGGGATGGAGATGGACCGCTTCATAGCGGCGACCAGACTGTTTCAATCGTTTTTCGTTATTTCCGGTCGAAGCGACTGTTAAATCAAACACTTTTGCGACGGCTGTACCGAGCGCACCTGTGTACTTGACGTCGCGTCCGGCGATGATGTCTGCAACGAGACGCCCTTGACGATTCGCTGGCCACGCGAGTGGAACGTGCATCGCCTCTCCTGTCACGTAATCTTTCACTTCGATGGCGTCACCAATCGCAAAGATCGATGGATCAGATGTCCGTAACGTGTCATCGACTTTGATTGTATTCTTGATTCCTAACTCGAGTTTTGCTTCCGCCGCAAGGTTACTTTCCGGCATGACACCAATCGACAGGATGTTCATTTCCGTTTCGATCGTCTTGCCGCTCGTCAAGACAACACGTTTCCCTGCCTCTTCAAAGCGGGCGACACCATCCGATAAAATCAACTCGACGCCTTTTGCGCGTAAATGTTCATGAACGATGGCTGCCATTTCCGGATCGACCGGTGCCATGACTTGATCCATCATTTCAACCAATGTCACCTTCGCACCGCGTTCGACCAAGTTTTCTGCCATCTCGAGTCCAATGAACCCGCCACCGATGACGACGGCA from the Exiguobacterium oxidotolerans JCM 12280 genome contains:
- a CDS encoding alanine/glycine:cation symporter family protein; the protein is MEKQLMEIVTNISDVLWSTVLIILLVGLGIYFTIRMGFVQFRMLPEMLRLLFQGTDKGKDGVSPFQAFAISTAARVGTGNIAGVATAIALGGPGAVFWMWLIALIGSASAFVESTLAQIYKVRDEKAWRGGPAYYMEKALGQRWLGIVFSILITISFGFVFNSVQSNTISLSLQSQYGIDKMWITIGLVLLTSLVIFGGVRSIATVSAFLVPIMAGGYILIALFIMITNLELLPNVFSLIFQEGLLEFKTLAGGAIGAAVLNGIRRGLFSNEAGMGSAPNAAATAEVSHPVKQGLIQSFGVFVDTLLICSSTAMIILVSDVATKDANGKAVAGIELAQSALSTQVGVFATTFMALAIFLFAFSSIVGNYYYGESNISFINDNKTLMMAYRVIVLGMIVFGSVVQTAGLVWALADIFMGLMAVVNLYAIFRLSKIAKLALDDYLEQRKAGKDPRFYANSIPNLPGKESLEAWETDESKEKAM
- a CDS encoding nicotinate phosphoribosyltransferase gives rise to the protein MLQRNLALHTDLYLPRWMYIYWKEGRHNERAVFDVYYRSNPFEGGYVVFAGLENIIEYIQTLHFTEEDITYLQTMIGFPDEFKDELRNFKFNGSLSSVREGEIVFPNEPLVRIEARIFEAKLLQTAILNIANHESLIATKYARIRQSAPGAKFLEAGSRRAQGIDAAYFGTRASYLAGFDVTSLASAGRDFGIPCGGTMEHADIQFHDDELTAFRTFASHYPDQATLLVDTYDTLKSGLPNAITVAKELAADGHKLRGIRIDSGDLSYLSKRARKMLDEAGLLDVEIVLSGDLDEYVIQDLRIQGAQANTFLVGTRGITAYEQPALGMVYKLVAREIDGELAPVIKVSSSKAKTTTPHIKEAYRIVDPETNKFKGDYITLLDEDPSQLDFVDLIDVRDPSFRNRIENFKVERLLAPIFKDGELVYTVPTIEESRQFHEQQIGRLWEEYKRLRLPEIYAVTFSDRLWKLKLDMIRKTRLASGVK
- a CDS encoding metal ABC transporter solute-binding protein, Zn/Mn family, encoding MKKLITAFTVATMSASLLAACGSSSSSDSSDDGKLQVYTSTFATAAIAKEIGGKDVQVEMIVPPGADPHSYEPTPKQLTTIAKADLFLLTGTTLEPYSEKIKESLAGNSIRFVETSKNIDLLEASASLHTHEEDGHDDHDDHEAEEASHDHGQYDPHVWLDPNNAKKMADSITTALAKEAPDRKDAFEKNLALFNKQADELDQNLQKAVDSGSKKELLVTHAAYGYLAERYGFEQLPIAGISPSDEPSQKQLAAIVKEAKLHDLHYIAFEETVSPKVARVIQKEIGAESITIHNLESVTKEQQDQSYFDLMNENVTTLKQALQ
- a CDS encoding YwpF family protein codes for the protein MKTFKLCTLRILMDESGRDTTIPVQIKDGLTVSTDQTAQWVAEIVVTEADQPILKELFEKKLRALIEITISRPDNDPAAMIVTPYESTQLSEGVSYLFTGKMVMMKNDLSESILREVVEDNFTGEELIQEYKDRRSKRGAHITSIAKETFKQYLQEHPAIVEG
- a CDS encoding alpha/beta hydrolase — encoded protein: MKRETAWLMGGAAILTTAAAGASIWNNYGALLRWTEPVLPLTEKQLAPRNLLYKTVNQQDLTLDIYYPPGEGPFPVAIYAHGGAFVRGNRDDVFSFAPIIDRFLELGIAVCSIDYRLFEDGSYFPDNLEDVRDALCFLNQQADELRIARGRMLLWGDSAGGALMLTTALAPTEFIGEQAESHLPLISGVIALYPPTNFLLFKFIQTWIAHIKFYGGGREEWRQLMTRVSPATHLSSDSPPIMLLHGKKDPIVPFAQALHFVEKGADVGADVRLFSFPNGTHSLASFAQTENPLKIERLLERIEAFSCHVLILPKRETLH
- a CDS encoding Na+/H+ antiporter NhaC family protein, which codes for MNETITPNKWALLPLFVFLVLFIGAGIFYNDFYKFPILIAALIALIFAAATAKGDINQTVERIARGAGNPDIMIMVFIFLLAGTFSGTANAIGAIDATVNAALSFLPQSLLMSGLFIIAAFISMAMGTSTGTIAALAPIALGIHDATGVNVALAAAAVVGGAMFGDNLSFISDTTIAAVRTQKTNMRDKFRTNFLIVLPAAIITVILLAFVSGAGDVVEAKAFDFYKLIPYLSVIVLALFGVNVILVLLGGTLLTGIIGMIDGSFGLSGFVLAMSDGLMGMAEISILTLLMGGLVSLITYNGGIAYLKETLTRKISKRRGAEFSMAALVSAMNLATANNTISILVAGPLAAEIADTYDIDRKKSASILDLFSCGVQGIIPYGAQLLIAAELTKTASPELIPYLFYPFLLFICGSLAIFFGFPRRKSDTAQKKSIS
- a CDS encoding histidine phosphatase family protein, with amino-acid sequence MTEICLVRHGQTDWNLNERIQGREDIPLNETGRKQAALSAAYLAEEQWDVLISSPLSRAVETAEIIGQSIGLSLTETDERLVEREFGTASGEPVAGIYEAVQANDAKRVPGLETEAEIQRRVFSAVEEMTEKYRGKRLLVVCHSHTIKAALSSIDETFSYRTPLKNACANYIRFSDRYEIERINVADHITI
- a CDS encoding aldo/keto reductase — its product is MQYAKLSNGITIPQIGFGVWQVDEETEAPAAVAEALRVGYRHIDTAAVYKNERGVAKGIKESGVKREELFLTSKVWNDDIRAGRTKEAFAESLERLETDYLDLYLIHWPVEGYVEAWKAMVELYEAGKIKAIGVSNFKEHHLDTLAEEGLMTPMINQVELHPQLPQHELHEYLQDHNIQIEAWSPLMQGKFLEINDFKEIAEKHGKSPSQVVLRWHLDNGIVALPKSVTPERIAENFDVFDFQLDADDLEKIDRLASEDRLGPDPDEIDF